DNA sequence from the Halorussus sp. MSC15.2 genome:
GCTTCTGTGAAGAGCAGGCTTCGAAACAAAAGGTTAATATTGAGTCCAACCATCGGACAGGATAAAAATGGAGGTATCCGTAATCATTCCTACTTATGGTAGAACGTCGGAATTGCGTGAAGCGATAGAAAGCGTTCGAAAGCAGTCTACGCAACCTGCAGAGCTTATCATCATAGATGAGGATCTAAACAGTAGCGTTGGGGATTTTATCTCTAATATTAGCTTTTCGTCCGGGACAAACATTAAGTACTTTAATGGTCAATACGGTGGATTAACTGCATCGAAAAACGTAGCTGCTGAGAAATCAACTGGTGATATAGTGCTGTTTATCGACGATGATGCCGAACTTCATTCGGATGCGATTAAAAACCTTATTATTGTCTATGAAAGAATTAATCCAGACGGTGTTTGGCTTGTAACCGATGAGCAGCCCACCATTGCACAACGGCTTTATACCCAGCTTTTCCATTTTGGCCCATTTAATTATGGGCTAAGAGAAAGGGAGCTTAATAAGGAAGAGACAGGAGTTTTTACGGAAACGGATGCTATGGGGGGTTGCGGAATGAGTGTTCGAAGCTACGTCCTTGATGAATTCAAATTCGATGAATCGGACCCGGTGACGTTCCTGCCAGAA
Encoded proteins:
- a CDS encoding glycosyltransferase family 2 protein, whose protein sequence is MEVSVIIPTYGRTSELREAIESVRKQSTQPAELIIIDEDLNSSVGDFISNISFSSGTNIKYFNGQYGGLTASKNVAAEKSTGDIVLFIDDDAELHSDAIKNLIIVYERINPDGVWLVTDEQPTIAQRLYTQLFHFGPFNYGLRERELNKEETGVFTETDAMGGCGMSVRSYVLDEFKFDESDPVTFLPEDIDFSYRMKENHKIGATAIARKDHKRVKRNNLSKQELERGFYRKPYSYNYLYTQTLNRNPKFLPHYLIVNIGILISAIYVGWQNRTIAPILGFLKGVCSIIFGNSVEEEYLQ